A single Phoenix dactylifera cultivar Barhee BC4 chromosome 1, palm_55x_up_171113_PBpolish2nd_filt_p, whole genome shotgun sequence DNA region contains:
- the LOC103718854 gene encoding uncharacterized protein LOC103718854, whose translation MAIHEESEELRQPPPPPLFPGVEDDVGIGVPANRRRSFSYHRLPEQLIKLTIIKLDATSFDVQISRTAAVWQLKMAIENIFNNSAKDGGCNISWSLVWGHFCLSYEGFKLTDDHTTLRSFGIKDGDELHFMRHVSLNYSESNWRPHRRSVTAPEILEVIEENDKDKNGDYMDASPSIDEHGDNYDEGESLVRHKESKLGHFFRGWLSNSRSSRRSKSDDLSLHSKTVSNHQRVGSKVRQYQSNRNSIVEAKCFWVP comes from the exons ATGGCCATCCATGAGGAGTCGGAGGAGCTTCGGCAGCCGCCTCCGCCACCGCTGTTCCCAGGCGTCGAAGACGACGTCGGCATCGGCGTCCCCGCCAACCGCCGCCGCAGCTTCTCCTACCACCGCCTCCCCGAGCAGCTCATCAAGCTCACTATCATCAAATTGGACGCCACCTCCTTCg ATGTCCAGATTTCGCGGACGGCCGCCGTGTGGCAGCTGAAGATGGCGATCGAGAATATATTCAACAACTCTGCCAAGGATGGAGGATGCAATATTTCTTG GTCGCTTGTGTGGGGTCATTTTTGCTTATCCTACGAAGGCTTTAAATTAACCGATGATCACACAACTCTTCGAAGCTTTGGAATCAAAGATGGCGATGAG CTCCATTTTATGAGACATGTTTCACTGAACTACAGTGAAAGCAATTGGAGACCCCACAGGAG GTCGGTGACAGCACCAGAGATCCTTGAAGTAATTGAGGAGAATGACAAGGATAAGAATGGTGATTATATGGATGCCAGTCCATCCATAGATGAGCATGGAGATAACTATGATGAAGGTGAAAGCCTTGTAAGACACAAGGAATCCAAATTGGGTCATTTCTTCCGTGGGTGGTTGTCCAACTCCAGGAGTTCACGGAGATCAAAATCAGATGACCTGTCTCTTCATTCAAAAACTGTCAGCAATCACCAAAGAGTGGGATCAAAGGTGAGACAGTATCAATCCAATAGAAACTCCATAGTGGAAGCGAAGTGCTTTTGGGTTCCTTAG